One segment of Massilia sp. Se16.2.3 DNA contains the following:
- a CDS encoding cytochrome c biogenesis protein ResB: MSTTGIELKSRRGALAEAVELVSSMRFAISLLVLVSIAAIIGTVVRQSDIMPNYVNQFGPFWYEVFRKFGIYTVYTSWWFLLILLVLIVSTTLCVVRNAPKMMRDMRSWRESVREDSLRNFHHKSEWHADLAPAALAAQSAARLQHAGYAVKIIEKDTGTLVAAKKGAGNKFGYIFAHTAIIVILLGGMLDSELPIRLQQWIYGKTPYSGGGLIAQIPEQHRLSVSNPTYRGNILLAEGQVGRIATIAQSGGSLLQELPFEIELKKFHIDFYSTGMPKLFASDVIVHDREANTTFPATIKVNQPLIYKGVAVYQSSFEDGGSKLKLTGFPMAGADAKAFTIAGEVNGSTELKAGGATFSVEWSGFRPFNVENTAAGNDVRAVATGKSFNEQFAATLGKASGSAAKNSANKDLKNVGPSVQYKLRDQTGQAREFLNYMQPVTLDGVQVYLAGVRSSPAEEFRFLRIPADDEYSVREWMRLRAALHDPALRAQAARSYAARALAPGQAAGFAGQLEQSAARTLGMFAGEGTPGGFVAVAQFLEKIPQAEQEKATGVVMKMLNGVLWELWQAARAQAGLAPIEPSEQHGRFLQLATNTLSDSFFYGAPVYLQLDEFNEVKASVLQVTRSPGKKIVYLGCALLIAGIFAMFYIRDRRIWIWVRGDAGRAHALFAMSTQRKTLDFEKEFAELATTLPQSA, encoded by the coding sequence AGGTGTTCCGCAAGTTCGGCATCTATACCGTCTATACCAGCTGGTGGTTCCTCCTCATCCTGCTGGTCCTGATCGTCTCGACCACGCTCTGCGTCGTGCGCAATGCGCCGAAGATGATGCGCGACATGCGCAGCTGGCGCGAGAGCGTACGCGAAGACTCGCTGCGCAATTTTCACCACAAGAGCGAGTGGCACGCGGACCTGGCCCCGGCCGCGCTGGCGGCGCAGAGTGCGGCGCGCCTGCAGCATGCCGGCTATGCGGTGAAGATCATCGAGAAGGACACGGGCACGCTGGTGGCGGCGAAAAAAGGCGCCGGCAACAAGTTCGGCTACATCTTCGCGCACACGGCCATCATCGTCATCCTGCTGGGCGGCATGCTCGATTCCGAATTGCCCATCCGCTTGCAGCAATGGATATACGGCAAGACTCCGTACAGTGGTGGCGGCCTGATCGCCCAGATTCCCGAGCAGCACCGCCTGAGCGTGTCGAACCCGACCTACCGCGGCAATATCCTGCTGGCCGAAGGGCAGGTCGGCCGCATCGCCACGATCGCGCAGTCGGGCGGCTCGTTGCTGCAGGAACTGCCCTTCGAGATCGAACTGAAGAAATTCCACATCGATTTCTACTCGACCGGCATGCCGAAACTGTTCGCCAGCGACGTCATCGTGCACGACCGCGAAGCGAACACCACCTTCCCGGCGACGATCAAGGTCAACCAGCCGCTGATCTACAAGGGCGTGGCCGTCTACCAGTCGAGCTTCGAGGATGGTGGCAGCAAACTGAAGCTGACGGGCTTCCCGATGGCGGGCGCCGACGCGAAGGCTTTTACCATCGCCGGCGAAGTCAACGGCAGCACGGAACTGAAAGCGGGCGGCGCCACCTTCTCGGTCGAGTGGTCGGGCTTCCGCCCCTTCAATGTCGAGAACACCGCGGCCGGCAACGACGTGCGCGCGGTCGCGACCGGTAAATCCTTCAACGAGCAGTTCGCCGCGACGCTGGGCAAGGCCTCCGGTTCGGCAGCCAAGAACAGCGCCAACAAGGACCTGAAGAATGTGGGTCCGAGCGTGCAGTACAAGCTGCGCGACCAGACCGGGCAGGCGCGAGAATTCCTGAACTACATGCAGCCGGTGACGCTCGATGGCGTGCAGGTCTACCTGGCCGGCGTGCGATCCAGCCCGGCCGAGGAATTCCGCTTCCTGCGCATTCCCGCCGACGACGAATACAGCGTGCGCGAATGGATGCGCCTGCGCGCCGCCCTGCACGACCCCGCCCTGCGCGCGCAGGCGGCGCGCAGCTATGCCGCCCGTGCACTGGCGCCCGGCCAGGCCGCGGGCTTTGCCGGGCAGCTCGAGCAGTCGGCTGCGCGTACGCTGGGCATGTTCGCCGGCGAGGGCACGCCGGGCGGTTTCGTCGCCGTGGCCCAGTTCCTGGAAAAGATCCCGCAGGCCGAGCAGGAAAAGGCGACGGGCGTGGTCATGAAGATGCTGAACGGCGTGCTGTGGGAATTGTGGCAGGCTGCCCGCGCGCAAGCGGGGCTGGCGCCGATCGAACCGAGCGAACAGCATGGCCGCTTCCTGCAACTGGCGACCAATACCCTGTCGGACAGCTTCTTCTACGGCGCCCCGGTCTACCTGCAGCTCGACGAATTCAACGAAGTGAAAGCTTCGGTGCTGCAGGTGACGCGCTCGCCGGGCAAGAAAATCGTCTACCTCGGCTGCGCGCTGCTGATTGCCGGCATCTTCGCGATGTTTTACATCCGCGACCGCCGCATCTGGATCTGGGTACGGGGCGACGCGGGCAGGGCGCATGCGCTGTTCGCCATGAGCACCCAGCGCAAGACACTCGATTTCGAAAAAGAGTTCGCCGAACTGGCCACCACATTGCCGCAATCGGCGTAA
- the ccsB gene encoding c-type cytochrome biogenesis protein CcsB, whose protein sequence is MEASHLKTPVTYTQAPGYFRRLTAFDWVYGAALLAAALFALNRYAGFMDIYERAILLLAAPTFAALGWHWKPVRWLIPLIALLSLWAIGLYDGNLAAADGRFFLKYMLSSQSAILWMSALFVFSTVFYWIGLLSRSPSGAVLGSRLCWAAVVLGFTGMMVRWFESYLVGADVGHIPVSNLYEVFILFAMITALFYLYYEDRYATRQLGAFVLLIIAAAVGFLLWYTVSRDAATIQPLVPALQSWWMKIHVPANFIGYGTFALAAMVGTAYLLKSHGILADRLPSLEVLDDVMYKAISVGFAFFTVATVLGALWAAEAWGGYWSWDPKETWALIVWLNYAAWLHMRLMAGLRGRMAAWWAVVGLLVTTFAFLGVNMFLSGLHSYGEL, encoded by the coding sequence ATGGAAGCATCCCACCTGAAAACGCCCGTCACCTACACCCAAGCGCCGGGCTATTTCCGCCGCCTCACAGCCTTCGACTGGGTCTATGGCGCCGCGCTGCTGGCCGCCGCCCTGTTCGCATTGAACCGCTACGCCGGCTTCATGGACATCTACGAGCGCGCCATCCTGCTGCTGGCCGCGCCCACCTTTGCCGCGCTGGGCTGGCACTGGAAGCCGGTGCGCTGGCTGATTCCCCTGATCGCGCTGCTGTCGCTGTGGGCGATCGGGCTGTACGACGGCAACCTGGCAGCGGCCGACGGGCGCTTCTTCCTGAAATACATGCTGTCGAGCCAGTCCGCCATCCTGTGGATGAGCGCCTTGTTCGTGTTCTCGACCGTGTTCTACTGGATTGGGCTCCTGAGCCGTTCGCCCTCCGGTGCCGTGCTCGGTTCGCGCCTGTGCTGGGCTGCCGTGGTGCTGGGCTTTACCGGCATGATGGTGCGCTGGTTCGAGTCCTACCTGGTCGGTGCCGACGTCGGCCACATCCCGGTGTCCAATTTGTACGAGGTGTTCATCCTGTTCGCGATGATCACGGCCCTGTTCTACCTGTACTACGAAGACCGCTATGCCACCCGGCAACTGGGCGCCTTCGTCCTCTTGATCATCGCCGCGGCGGTGGGCTTCCTGCTCTGGTATACCGTCTCCCGCGACGCCGCGACGATCCAGCCGTTGGTGCCCGCCCTGCAGAGCTGGTGGATGAAGATCCACGTGCCGGCCAATTTCATCGGCTACGGCACCTTCGCGCTGGCCGCGATGGTCGGCACCGCCTACCTGCTGAAATCGCATGGCATCCTGGCCGACCGCTTACCAAGCCTCGAAGTGCTCGACGACGTCATGTACAAGGCCATTTCCGTCGGTTTCGCCTTCTTCACCGTCGCCACCGTGCTCGGCGCGCTGTGGGCGGCCGAGGCCTGGGGCGGCTACTGGTCGTGGGATCCGAAGGAAACCTGGGCGCTGATCGTCTGGCTGAACTACGCGGCCTGGCTGCACATGCGCCTGATGGCGGGCCTGCGCGGGCGGATGGCGGCCTGGTGGGCGGTGGTGGGTTTGCTGGTGACGACCTTTGCCTTCCTGGGCGTGAATATGTTTTTGTCGGGGTTGCATTCGTACGGGGAACTGTAA
- the msrP gene encoding protein-methionine-sulfoxide reductase catalytic subunit MsrP has protein sequence MLIKSSRDGLNPPSSSEITPRAVYEERRRFIAKMAAGAAVGSALWEMANREAFAQTAPGQKLAARANPSMSTTEPRTAFKDATGYNNFYEFGLDKSDPAENAHTLKTRPWTVAIEGEVKKPLRLDIDSLTKLAPLEERVYRLRCVEGWSMVIPWVGYSLSNLIRHVEPNGNAKFVEFTTLADSRQMPGLRSGVLDWPYVEGLRLDEAMHPLALLTVGMYGQVLPNQNGAPVRVVLPWKYGFKSAKSIVRIRFTREQPKTAWNVSAPSEYGFYSNVNPKVDHPRWSQATERRIGEDGFFKKKRDTLMFNGYPEVASLYAGMDLKKFF, from the coding sequence ATGCTCATCAAATCCTCCCGCGACGGCCTCAATCCGCCGTCGTCTTCCGAGATCACGCCGCGCGCCGTGTACGAAGAGCGGCGCCGCTTCATCGCGAAAATGGCGGCCGGCGCCGCCGTCGGCAGCGCGCTCTGGGAAATGGCCAACCGCGAAGCCTTCGCCCAGACGGCGCCTGGCCAGAAGCTCGCCGCCCGCGCCAACCCAAGCATGTCGACCACCGAGCCGCGCACCGCCTTCAAGGATGCGACGGGCTACAACAATTTCTATGAGTTCGGCCTCGACAAGAGCGACCCGGCCGAGAACGCCCACACCCTGAAAACGCGGCCCTGGACGGTGGCCATCGAAGGCGAAGTGAAAAAGCCGCTGCGCCTCGACATCGATAGCCTGACCAAGCTCGCGCCGCTGGAAGAGCGCGTCTACCGGCTGCGCTGCGTAGAGGGCTGGTCGATGGTGATTCCCTGGGTCGGCTATTCGCTGTCGAATTTGATCCGCCACGTGGAACCGAACGGCAACGCCAAATTCGTCGAATTCACGACCCTGGCCGACAGCCGCCAGATGCCGGGCCTGCGCTCCGGCGTGCTCGACTGGCCGTATGTGGAAGGCCTGCGCCTGGACGAAGCCATGCATCCGCTGGCGCTGCTCACCGTCGGCATGTACGGCCAGGTGCTGCCGAACCAGAACGGTGCGCCGGTGCGCGTGGTCCTGCCCTGGAAATACGGCTTCAAGTCCGCCAAGTCGATCGTACGCATCCGTTTTACACGCGAGCAGCCGAAGACGGCCTGGAACGTGTCGGCGCCCTCCGAATACGGTTTCTACTCGAACGTGAACCCGAAGGTGGACCACCCGCGCTGGTCGCAGGCCACCGAGCGCCGCATCGGCGAAGACGGCTTCTTCAAGAAGAAACGCGACACCCTGATGTTCAACGGCTATCCCGAGGTCGCCTCGCTGTACGCCGGCATGGACCTGAAAAAGTTCTTCTAA
- a CDS encoding sulfite oxidase heme-binding subunit YedZ, whose translation MAFAPAPKQLSLIKTLLFVAALLPFIRIAWLVFRQVPVDPLEFITHETGDWALYLLTITLAVTPLRRLTGWNWLIKLRRMLGLFAFFYALLHFIAFFWFDHFFDVGAMLRDVGKRPFILVGFTAFVLLIPLAATSTNGMIRRLGGKRWQWLHRLIYLVAPLAVLHYWWMKAAKNNLAQPMLFAGIVALLLGLRVLWSRGKARTGARA comes from the coding sequence GTGGCGTTCGCTCCAGCCCCGAAGCAGCTCTCGCTCATCAAGACGCTCCTCTTCGTCGCGGCGCTGCTGCCCTTCATTCGCATCGCCTGGCTCGTGTTCCGGCAGGTGCCGGTCGATCCGCTCGAATTCATCACCCACGAGACGGGCGACTGGGCCCTGTACCTGTTGACCATCACGCTGGCGGTGACGCCGTTGCGGCGCCTGACCGGCTGGAACTGGTTAATTAAACTGCGGCGCATGCTCGGCCTGTTCGCGTTTTTCTACGCGCTGCTGCATTTCATTGCTTTTTTCTGGTTCGATCATTTCTTCGACGTGGGCGCCATGCTGCGCGACGTCGGCAAGCGGCCCTTCATCCTGGTCGGTTTCACCGCCTTCGTGCTGCTGATTCCGCTGGCGGCCACGAGCACGAACGGCATGATCCGCCGGCTGGGCGGCAAGCGCTGGCAATGGCTGCACCGCCTGATCTACCTGGTCGCGCCGCTGGCGGTGCTGCATTACTGGTGGATGAAGGCGGCCAAGAACAACCTGGCGCAGCCGATGCTGTTCGCGGGGATCGTCGCGCTGCTGCTGGGACTGCGCGTGTTGTGGAGCCGCGGCAAGGCGCGCACGGGGGCGCGCGCCTGA
- a CDS encoding DUF4153 domain-containing protein — protein sequence MQPAASSGTLPTTESPIPRRIAFLRLGIGLLQGIALYLLYLVGAYDVWPAIEPLLYAPMLLVALFCPLLLVSGLGQLTRRQALLWVAGAAVAVAGLALYDIWRRGSQLDFERNPHVAMPSPALWGMLVVGLFIAHALVLSGARDRRRIASYATYFDIAWKLGVQLAFSGLFVGITWLALQLGAELFKLVKLTFFAELIREPWFSIPVTSFAYACALHLTDVRPAIVQGIRGLLLMLASWILPVLTVFVGAFLLSLPFTGLAPLWATRQAATVLLLAAAALVVLINAAWQNGSAPVARPVRLSARVAALLLAPVVAIAVYALALRVGDYGWTHDRIVAAACTLVALCYALGYGAAAPAPRLVEWAGASQRRHCLRRARRDAGAVFAAARPGAAVGERPDGAAASGTDHAREIRLCLPALRRQAFW from the coding sequence ATGCAGCCAGCGGCTTCTTCAGGCACCCTGCCGACAACGGAATCCCCCATTCCGCGACGCATTGCCTTCCTGCGCCTGGGCATCGGCCTGCTCCAGGGTATCGCGCTCTACCTGCTCTACCTGGTAGGCGCCTACGATGTCTGGCCGGCCATCGAACCCCTGCTGTACGCGCCGATGCTGCTGGTGGCCCTGTTTTGTCCGCTGCTGCTGGTGAGCGGCCTCGGCCAGTTGACGCGGCGCCAGGCGCTGCTGTGGGTCGCGGGCGCCGCCGTCGCGGTCGCCGGCCTGGCGCTGTACGATATCTGGCGCAGGGGCAGCCAGCTGGATTTCGAACGCAATCCGCACGTGGCCATGCCCTCGCCGGCACTCTGGGGGATGCTGGTTGTCGGCCTGTTCATCGCGCATGCGCTGGTGCTGTCCGGCGCGCGCGACCGCCGCCGCATCGCCAGCTACGCCACCTATTTCGACATCGCCTGGAAGCTGGGCGTGCAACTGGCCTTCAGCGGCCTTTTCGTCGGCATCACCTGGCTGGCACTACAGCTCGGCGCCGAGCTCTTCAAGCTGGTGAAGCTCACCTTCTTCGCGGAACTGATCCGGGAACCCTGGTTCTCGATTCCGGTAACGTCCTTCGCCTATGCCTGCGCCCTCCACCTGACCGACGTGCGCCCTGCCATCGTGCAGGGCATCCGCGGCCTGCTGTTGATGCTGGCCTCGTGGATCCTGCCGGTGCTGACGGTATTCGTCGGCGCCTTCCTGCTCAGCCTGCCGTTCACGGGACTGGCGCCGCTGTGGGCGACGCGCCAGGCCGCCACCGTGCTGCTGCTCGCCGCGGCCGCCCTCGTCGTCCTGATCAATGCGGCCTGGCAGAACGGCAGCGCCCCGGTCGCGCGTCCCGTACGCCTCAGCGCACGCGTGGCGGCCCTGCTGCTGGCGCCGGTGGTGGCCATTGCGGTCTACGCGCTGGCGCTGCGCGTGGGCGACTACGGCTGGACGCACGACCGCATCGTCGCCGCCGCCTGCACGCTGGTGGCGCTCTGCTACGCGCTCGGCTATGGCGCGGCGGCCCCTGCGCCGCGGCTGGTTGAATGGGCTGGCGCCAGTCAACGTCGCCACTGCCTTCGTCGTGCTCGGCGTGATGCTGGCGCTGTTTTCGCCGCTGCTCGACCCGGCGCGGCTGTCGGTGAACGACCAGATGGCGCGGCTGCAAGCGGGACGGATCACGCTCGAGAAATTCGACTTTGCCTACCTGCGCTTCGACGGCAAGCGTTTTGGTAA
- a CDS encoding RcnB family protein — protein MKTKLIASALIALSMAASGSAFAQRGDYGNDRYDHDRNGRTEQRHDNRYDRHDNSYNRHDDRYDRHDGRRDNDARRYDRDDYRGGSRHDFRRGERLSQEYRSDRYVVSDWRARRLSAPPYGHHWVRAGNDYVLAAIATGIIAQVLLNN, from the coding sequence ATGAAAACCAAACTGATCGCATCCGCACTGATCGCCTTGAGCATGGCTGCCAGCGGCAGCGCGTTTGCCCAGCGCGGTGACTATGGCAATGATCGTTACGACCACGACCGCAACGGCCGGACCGAGCAAAGGCATGACAACCGCTACGACCGCCATGACAACAGCTATAACCGTCACGATGACCGTTATGACCGCCATGACGGCCGCCGCGACAACGACGCGCGCCGCTATGATCGCGACGACTACCGTGGCGGTTCCCGCCATGACTTCCGCCGCGGCGAGCGCCTGAGCCAGGAATACCGCAGCGACCGCTACGTCGTCAGCGACTGGCGCGCCCGCCGCCTCAGCGCGCCGCCTTATGGCCACCATTGGGTCCGCGCCGGTAACGACTACGTGCTGGCCGCGATCGCCACCGGGATCATTGCCCAGGTCCTGCTGAACAATTAA
- the cyaY gene encoding iron donor protein CyaY → MTDSEFLALAKETLDRIETCFDNLNDQDVVDVECKRNGNVLEIEFIDNGTKIIVNSQAPLQEMWMAARAGGYHYKRVGDEWRNTRDNTEFFTALSEVATQQGGAPVKLG, encoded by the coding sequence ATGACCGATTCCGAATTTTTGGCGCTGGCCAAAGAGACGCTGGACCGTATCGAAACCTGTTTCGACAACCTGAACGACCAGGACGTCGTCGACGTCGAGTGCAAGCGCAACGGCAACGTGCTGGAGATCGAGTTCATCGACAACGGAACCAAGATCATCGTCAACAGCCAGGCGCCGCTGCAGGAAATGTGGATGGCGGCCCGCGCCGGCGGCTACCACTACAAGCGCGTCGGCGACGAGTGGCGCAACACGCGCGACAACACCGAGTTTTTTACGGCGCTGTCGGAAGTGGCCACGCAGCAGGGCGGGGCGCCGGTGAAGCTGGGGTAA
- a CDS encoding penicillin-binding protein 1A — translation MKSSQSSNSPAPNKYSPKRLILMALAALAGLALVGVLLVVFALAMAYPNLPALDTITDYRPKMPLRIFTADNVLIGEFGEERRTLVRFKDIPDVMKKAVLSIEDDRFYQHGGVDYWGVLRAALHNATGGSRQGASTITQQVARNFFLSSEQTLKRKAYEALLAWKIEKNLSKDQILEVYMNQIYLGQRAFGFQSAAQIYFGKDLRDITVAEAAMLAGLPKAPSAYNPVVNPTRARTRQQYILQRMHSLGYITDAQFETAKNEELKIKSDSTAFGVHAEYVAEMARQLVYEQFKEDTYTRGLNVFTTITKADQDAAYLAVRRGVMDYERRHPYRGPESYIDIPKDKTEADEAIEAELAEKPDSDDIVAAVVLSASPTAVTAVLASGEEIKISGPGLSFASNWLSSKAAPNRRIRRGALIRVTQEGGAAWKITQMPEVESAFVSANTEDGAIRALVGGFDYNRNKFNHVTQAWRQPGSSFKPFIYSASLERGLSPSTLVNDAPISFDAGQTGGQAWEPKNYDAKYEGPMTMRRGLTKSKNMVSIRILNRIGARYGQEYATRFGFDAEKNPPYLTLALGAGATTPLQMAGAYAVFANGGYRISPYLISKVTDSSGKVLSEARPERAGVDANRVIDARNAWLMDSMLKDVARYGTAAKASQVLKRPDIAGKTGTTNDSIDAWFAGYQPKVVGIAWMGYDQPKNLGNKETGGGLALPIWIGYMQTVLKGMPVEERPAPPGLILANGEYYYTENPPGTGVTSLDVGTTPPPAQQKAQDAVRNELF, via the coding sequence ATGAAATCTTCCCAATCATCGAATTCTCCGGCCCCGAACAAATACAGCCCGAAACGGCTCATCCTGATGGCGCTGGCCGCGCTGGCCGGCCTGGCCCTGGTCGGCGTGCTGCTGGTCGTGTTCGCACTGGCGATGGCCTACCCGAACCTGCCGGCGCTCGACACCATCACCGACTACCGCCCCAAGATGCCGCTGCGGATCTTCACGGCCGATAACGTCCTCATCGGCGAGTTCGGCGAGGAACGCAGGACCCTGGTGCGCTTCAAGGACATCCCCGACGTCATGAAGAAAGCGGTGCTGTCGATCGAGGACGACCGCTTCTACCAGCACGGCGGCGTCGATTACTGGGGCGTGCTGCGCGCGGCCCTGCACAACGCCACTGGCGGCTCGCGCCAGGGCGCTTCCACCATCACCCAGCAGGTGGCGCGCAACTTCTTCCTCTCGTCCGAACAGACCCTGAAACGCAAGGCGTATGAGGCGCTGCTGGCCTGGAAGATCGAGAAGAACCTGAGCAAGGACCAGATCCTCGAGGTCTACATGAACCAGATCTACCTGGGCCAGCGCGCCTTCGGCTTCCAGTCGGCCGCCCAGATCTATTTCGGCAAGGATTTACGAGACATCACGGTGGCCGAAGCGGCCATGCTGGCCGGCCTGCCGAAAGCGCCGTCGGCCTACAACCCGGTGGTCAACCCGACGCGCGCCCGCACCCGCCAGCAGTACATCCTGCAGCGCATGCATTCGCTCGGCTACATCACCGACGCGCAGTTCGAGACCGCGAAGAACGAGGAACTGAAGATCAAGTCCGACAGCACCGCCTTTGGCGTGCACGCGGAATACGTGGCCGAGATGGCGCGCCAGCTGGTGTATGAACAGTTCAAGGAAGACACCTACACGCGCGGCCTGAACGTGTTCACCACGATCACCAAGGCGGACCAGGACGCGGCCTACCTCGCGGTGCGCCGCGGCGTGATGGACTACGAGCGGCGCCACCCCTACCGCGGCCCGGAGTCGTATATCGACATCCCGAAGGACAAGACCGAAGCCGACGAGGCCATCGAAGCGGAACTGGCCGAAAAGCCCGACAGCGACGACATCGTGGCCGCCGTCGTGCTGTCGGCCTCGCCGACCGCCGTGACGGCGGTGCTGGCCTCGGGCGAAGAGATCAAGATCAGCGGCCCGGGCCTGTCGTTCGCATCAAACTGGTTGTCGAGCAAGGCGGCGCCGAACCGCCGCATCCGCCGCGGCGCCCTGATCCGCGTCACCCAGGAAGGCGGCGCCGCCTGGAAGATCACGCAGATGCCGGAAGTGGAATCGGCCTTCGTGTCGGCCAATACCGAGGATGGCGCGATCCGCGCGCTGGTCGGCGGCTTCGACTACAACCGGAATAAATTCAACCACGTGACCCAGGCCTGGCGCCAGCCGGGTTCCTCGTTCAAGCCCTTCATTTATTCCGCTTCGCTCGAGCGCGGCCTGTCGCCCTCGACCCTGGTCAACGACGCGCCGATCTCCTTCGACGCCGGCCAGACCGGGGGCCAGGCCTGGGAACCGAAGAACTACGACGCGAAATACGAAGGCCCGATGACGATGCGCCGCGGCCTGACCAAATCCAAAAACATGGTCTCGATCCGCATCCTGAACCGCATCGGCGCGCGCTACGGCCAGGAATACGCGACGCGCTTCGGCTTCGACGCTGAGAAGAACCCGCCCTACCTCACCCTGGCCCTGGGCGCGGGCGCGACCACGCCGCTGCAGATGGCGGGGGCCTACGCCGTATTCGCCAACGGCGGCTACCGCATCAGCCCCTACCTGATCTCGAAGGTGACGGACAGCTCGGGCAAGGTGCTGTCGGAAGCGCGGCCCGAACGCGCCGGCGTCGACGCCAACCGCGTCATCGATGCACGCAACGCCTGGCTGATGGACAGCATGCTCAAGGACGTGGCGCGCTACGGCACCGCGGCCAAGGCCTCGCAGGTGCTCAAGCGTCCTGACATCGCCGGCAAGACCGGCACCACCAACGACTCGATCGACGCCTGGTTCGCCGGCTACCAGCCGAAGGTGGTGGGCATTGCCTGGATGGGCTACGACCAGCCCAAGAACCTGGGCAACAAGGAAACCGGCGGCGGCCTGGCACTGCCGATCTGGATCGGCTACATGCAGACCGTGCTCAAGGGCATGCCGGTCGAGGAACGCCCGGCGCCGCCGGGGCTGATCCTGGCCAATGGCGAGTACTACTACACCGAGAACCCGCCAGGCACCGGGGTGACCTCGCTCGACGTCGGCACGACGCCGCCGCCGGCGCAGCAGAAGGCGCAGGACGCGGTGAGGAATGAGTTGTTCTAA
- a CDS encoding pilus assembly protein PilM, producing the protein MINLASLFGKSSPPLAGLDISTSGLRLVELADAGKGVLRVERHAFEALPRGAVVDGNIENFDQVAEAVRRIWKKSGTRARNVALGMPPAAVITKKIILPAGMAEDQLEIQVESEASQYIPFALDEVSLDFDVVGPAPNSPEDMEVMLAAARREKVEDRVAIAEAAGLTATVMDIESYAARAALERATPGGKEKIVALFQIGATMTHVSMLQDGDTVYEKEQPFGGNTLTQDIVRSYGMSYEDAEARKKSGDLPENFHADLLTPFLETAALEVTRAIQFFFTSTPYTRIDQIWLAGGSAQLPGLVELISGRTRIPTAIVTPFEGMLLAPGLREQQLRSEGPAYLVACGLALRRFG; encoded by the coding sequence GTGATCAATCTAGCTTCCTTGTTCGGGAAGTCGAGTCCGCCGCTGGCGGGCCTCGACATCAGCACGTCGGGCCTGCGCCTGGTCGAGCTGGCGGACGCCGGCAAGGGTGTGCTGCGCGTCGAGCGCCATGCGTTCGAGGCGCTGCCGCGCGGCGCTGTCGTCGACGGCAACATCGAAAATTTCGACCAGGTGGCCGAGGCCGTGCGCCGCATCTGGAAGAAAAGCGGCACCCGTGCCCGTAACGTCGCGCTGGGCATGCCGCCCGCTGCCGTCATTACCAAGAAAATCATCCTGCCCGCCGGCATGGCCGAAGACCAGCTGGAGATCCAGGTCGAGTCCGAAGCCAGCCAGTACATTCCATTCGCCCTGGACGAGGTGAGCCTGGACTTCGACGTCGTCGGACCGGCCCCGAATTCGCCCGAGGACATGGAAGTGATGCTGGCCGCCGCGCGCCGCGAAAAGGTCGAGGACCGCGTCGCGATCGCCGAGGCCGCCGGCCTGACGGCCACCGTGATGGACATCGAATCCTACGCCGCGCGTGCCGCCCTCGAGCGCGCGACGCCGGGCGGCAAGGAAAAGATCGTCGCCCTGTTCCAGATCGGCGCGACCATGACCCATGTGTCGATGCTGCAGGATGGCGACACCGTCTACGAAAAAGAGCAGCCTTTCGGCGGCAATACGCTGACCCAGGACATCGTCCGTTCGTACGGCATGAGCTACGAGGACGCCGAGGCGCGCAAGAAGTCGGGCGACCTGCCGGAAAACTTCCATGCCGACCTGCTCACGCCTTTCCTGGAGACGGCCGCGCTGGAAGTGACGCGCGCGATCCAGTTCTTCTTCACGTCGACTCCCTACACGCGCATCGACCAGATCTGGCTCGCCGGCGGCAGCGCCCAGTTGCCCGGCCTCGTCGAACTGATCAGCGGACGCACGCGCATCCCGACTGCCATCGTGACGCCGTTCGAAGGCATGCTGCTGGCACCCGGACTGCGCGAGCAACAGCTGCGCAGCGAGGGGCCTGCCTATCTGGTCGCCTGCGGGCTGGCCCTGCGGAGGTTTGGCTGA